The following are from one region of the Harpia harpyja isolate bHarHar1 chromosome 4, bHarHar1 primary haplotype, whole genome shotgun sequence genome:
- the BUD13 gene encoding BUD13 homolog isoform X1 translates to MAAPGLSKAEYLRRYLSGPAAAEAAQPRRRRKKKPPGGAGRGGMRIVDDDVSWNSIAAVQEEEEEDEGDMPVVAEFIDERPDEVKLMEEFRTNTKWKLLGDQNEDSQSSDISVPAKSTARRQCHDSPDSLPPRRLRHDSPDKSPPGQQRHDSPDLSPPRRERNNSANLLPPRRQRHESPDLSPPRRKRHDSPDLSPPRRKHNGSPDKSPPRRKRHDSPDLSPPRRQRHGSPDLSPPRRQRHGSPDLSPPRRQRHGSPDLSPPRRQRHGSPDKSPPRRKRHDSPDLSPPRRQRHDSPDLSPPRRQRHDSPDLSPPRRQRHDSPDLSPPRRQRHDSPDLSPKRVSSAMGNKGCKTTDKSQSVGVQGGQSQLRHGVSDKSSSRQKRLATPDLSPPRKKRYNSDPDLPPPRRKRTGSPSLKKQSRTKRASPATKKLRQEPSPQRCPRHDSESPSPRRATQNASDADHRLGHVRSDSPKRGPLKQNQSKSSDSDLSPPRRTLLASKDQRSSRSPPDLSPRRHRDAKGSPKKANVMLSGVKAGLVSADVLRREQQELRRHERNNKHLEEESRHSETVFRDKSGRKRDLVQERLEQRQKAEAKSERDEQYAKWGKGLAQGRQQQQNVEDAIKEMQKPLARYIDDQDLDRMLREQEREGDPMADFIKKRKAKENKEKKEKPRYNGPAPPLNRFNIWPGHRWDGVDRSNGFEQQRFARIANKKAVQELAYKWSVEDM, encoded by the exons ATGGCGGCGCCGGGGCTTTCCAAGGCCGAGTACCTGCGGCGCTACTTGAGCGGGCCGGCCGCCGCAGAagccgcccagccccgccgccgccgcaagAAGAAGCCGCCGGGCGGCGCCGGCAGAGGCGG GATGCGGATCGTGGACGACGATGTCAGCTGGAATAGCATCGCCGCTgtccaggaggaggaggaggaggacgaagGGGACATGCCCGTG GTGGCAGAATTTATTGATGAGCGTCCAGATGAAGTGAAGCTCATGGAGGAATTCCGAACAAATACGAAATGGAAACTTTTAGGCG acCAGAACGAAGACTCACAAAGTTCAGATATTTCAGTACCTGCCAAATCTACCGCGAG gCGACAGTGCCACGACTCCCCAGACAGCTTGCCACCAAGGAGACTGCGGCATGACTCCCCGGACAAATCGCCTCCAGGGCAACAGCGCCACGACTCCCCAGATCTGTCCCCTCCCAGGCGAGAGAGAAACAATTCCGCCAACCTCTTGCCTCCCAGGCGACAGCGCCACGAGTCCCCAGACCTCTCGCCACCAAGAAGGAAGCGCCATGACTCCCCAGACCTGTCACCCCCGAGAAGGAAGCACAATGGCTCCCCGGACAAATCTCCCCCAAGACGGAAGCGTCACGACTCCCCGGACCTGTCACCTCCCAG GCGACAGCGTCACGGCTCCCCGGACCTGTCACCTCCCAGGCGACAGCGTCACGGCTCCCCGGACCTGTCACCTCCCAGGCGACAGCGTCACGGCTCCCCGGACCTGTCACCTCCCAGGCGACAGCGTCACGGCTCCCCGGACAAATCTCCCCCAAGACGGAAGCGTCACGACTCCCCGGACCTGTCACCTCCCAGGCGACAGCGTCACGACTCCCCGGACCTGTCACCTCCCAGGCGACAGCGTCACGACTCCCCGGACCTGTCACCTCCCAGGCGACAGCGTCACGACTCCCCGGACCTGTCACCTCCCAGGCGACAGCGTCACGACTCCCCGGACCTTTCTCCAAAGAGAGTCAGTTCAGCAATGGGGAACAAGGGCTGCAAAACCACAGACAAGTCACAGTCAGTGGGAGTCCAAGGAGGGCAATCTCAGCTCAGGCATGGTGTCTCTGACAAGTCCTCGTCACGTCAGAAGCGTCTGGCTACTCCAGATCTATCCCCTCCACGGAAGAAGAGGTACAATTCTGACCCAGATTTGCCACCGCCTCGGAGAAAGAGGACTGGGTCACCTAGTCTGAAGAAGCAGAGCCGAACAAAAC GTGCTTCTCCAGCCACAAAAAAGCTTAGGCAGGAGCCCTCGCCTCAGAGGTGCCCAAGGCATGACTCTGAGTCTCCATCTCCGCGGAGGGCTACCCAGAACGCCTCCGATGCAGACCACAGGCTAGGCCATGTACGCAGTGATTCCCCTAAGCGTGGTCCTCTCAAACAGAATCAGAGCAAATCTTCAGACTCTGATTTATCTCCTCCACGACGGACTCTGCTAGCCAGCAAGGATCAGCGCAGTTCGAGGAGTCCCCCTGACCTCTCACCTCGTCGCCACCGTGATGCTAAGGGATCTCCCAAGAAG GCAAACGTGATGTTATCTGGGGTCAAAGCTGGCTTGGTGTCAGCTGATGTGCTGCGGAGGGAACAGCAGGAGCTCAGGAGGCATGAGAGAAATAACAAGCACTTGGAAG AGGAATCCCGACACTCCGAGACCGTCTTCCGAGACAAGTCAGGCCGCAAGAGGGACCTTGTGCAGGAGCGGctggagcagaggcagaaagCTGAAGCAAAGTCTGAGAGAGACGAGCAATATGCCAAATGGGGAAAAGG GCTAGCACAGGGGAGGCAACAGCAGCAGAACGTGGAAGATGCTATAAAAGAGATGCAGAAGCCATTGGCTCGTTATATTGATGACCAGGATCTGGATCGAATGCTGCGGgaacaagagagagaaggagaccCCATGGCTGACTTCATCAAAAAAAGGAAGgccaaagagaacaaagaaaagaaag AAAAACCTAGGTACAATGGACCAGCACCTCCACTCAACCGATTTAATATATGGCCCGGGCATCGCTGGGATGGTGTGGACAG GTCCAATGGATTCGAGCAGCAGCGCTTTGCCAGGATCGCCAACAAGAAGGCAGTTCAGGAGCTCGCATACAAGTGGAGCGTTGAGGACATGTAG
- the BUD13 gene encoding BUD13 homolog isoform X3 → MAAPGLSKAEYLRRYLSGPAAAEAAQPRRRRKKKPPGGAGRGGMRIVDDDVSWNSIAAVQEEEEEDEGDMPVVAEFIDERPDEVKLMEEFRTNTKWKLLGDQNEDSQSSDISVPAKSTARRLRHDSPDKSPPGQQRHDSPDLSPPRRERNNSANLLPPRRQRHESPDLSPPRRKRHDSPDLSPPRRKHNGSPDKSPPRRKRHDSPDLSPPRRQRHSSLDKSPPRRKRHDSPDLSPPRRKRHDSPDLSPPRRQRHDSPDLSPPRRQRHDSPDKSPPRRKRHGSPDLSPPRRQRHGSPDLSPPRRQRHGSPDLSPPRRQRHGSPDLSPPRRQRHGSPDLSPPRRQRHGSPDKSPPRRKRHDSPDLSPPRRQRHDSPDLSPPRRQRHDSPDLSPPRRQRHDSPDLSPPRRQRHDSPDLSPKRVSSAMGNKGCKTTDKSQSVGVQGGQSQLRHGVSDKSSSRQKRLATPDLSPPRKKRYNSDPDLPPPRRKRTGSPSLKKQSRTKRASPATKKLRQEPSPQRCPRHDSESPSPRRATQNASDADHRLGHVRSDSPKRGPLKQNQSKSSDSDLSPPRRTLLASKDQRSSRSPPDLSPRRHRDAKGSPKKANVMLSGVKAGLVSADVLRREQQELRRHERNNKHLEEESRHSETVFRDKSGRKRDLVQERLEQRQKAEAKSERDEQYAKWGKGLAQGRQQQQNVEDAIKEMQKPLARYIDDQDLDRMLREQEREGDPMADFIKKRKAKENKEKKEKPRYNGPAPPLNRFNIWPGHRWDGVDRSNGFEQQRFARIANKKAVQELAYKWSVEDM, encoded by the exons ATGGCGGCGCCGGGGCTTTCCAAGGCCGAGTACCTGCGGCGCTACTTGAGCGGGCCGGCCGCCGCAGAagccgcccagccccgccgccgccgcaagAAGAAGCCGCCGGGCGGCGCCGGCAGAGGCGG GATGCGGATCGTGGACGACGATGTCAGCTGGAATAGCATCGCCGCTgtccaggaggaggaggaggaggacgaagGGGACATGCCCGTG GTGGCAGAATTTATTGATGAGCGTCCAGATGAAGTGAAGCTCATGGAGGAATTCCGAACAAATACGAAATGGAAACTTTTAGGCG acCAGAACGAAGACTCACAAAGTTCAGATATTTCAGTACCTGCCAAATCTACCGCGAG GAGACTGCGGCATGACTCCCCGGACAAATCGCCTCCAGGGCAACAGCGCCACGACTCCCCAGATCTGTCCCCTCCCAGGCGAGAGAGAAACAATTCCGCCAACCTCTTGCCTCCCAGGCGACAGCGCCACGAGTCCCCAGACCTCTCGCCACCAAGAAGGAAGCGCCATGACTCCCCAGACCTGTCACCCCCGAGAAGGAAGCACAATGGCTCCCCGGACAAATCTCCCCCAAGACGGAAGCGTCACGACTCCCCGGACCTGTCACCTCCCAGGCGACAGCGTCACAGCTCCCTGGACAAATCTCCCCCAAGACGGAAGCGTCACGACTCCCCAGACCTGTCACCTCCCAG ACGGAAGCGTCACGACTCCCCAGACCTGTCACCTCCCAGGCGACAGCGTCACGACTCCCCGGACCTGTCACCTCCCAGGCGACAGCGTCACGACTCCCCGGACAAATCTCCCCCAAGACGGAAGCGTCACGGCTCCCCGGACCTGTCACCTCCCAGGCGACAGCGTCACGGCTCCCCGGACCTGTCACCTCCCAGGCGACAGCGTCACGGCTCCCCGGACCTGTCACCTCCCAGGCGACAGCGTCACGGCTCCCCGGACCTGTCACCTCCCAGGCGACAGCGTCACGGCTCCCCGGACCTGTCACCTCCCAGGCGACAGCGTCACGGCTCCCCGGACAAATCTCCCCCAAGACGGAAGCGTCACGACTCCCCGGACCTGTCACCTCCCAGGCGACAGCGTCACGACTCCCCGGACCTGTCACCTCCCAGGCGACAGCGTCACGACTCCCCGGACCTGTCACCTCCCAGGCGACAGCGTCACGACTCCCCGGACCTGTCACCTCCCAGGCGACAGCGTCACGACTCCCCGGACCTTTCTCCAAAGAGAGTCAGTTCAGCAATGGGGAACAAGGGCTGCAAAACCACAGACAAGTCACAGTCAGTGGGAGTCCAAGGAGGGCAATCTCAGCTCAGGCATGGTGTCTCTGACAAGTCCTCGTCACGTCAGAAGCGTCTGGCTACTCCAGATCTATCCCCTCCACGGAAGAAGAGGTACAATTCTGACCCAGATTTGCCACCGCCTCGGAGAAAGAGGACTGGGTCACCTAGTCTGAAGAAGCAGAGCCGAACAAAAC GTGCTTCTCCAGCCACAAAAAAGCTTAGGCAGGAGCCCTCGCCTCAGAGGTGCCCAAGGCATGACTCTGAGTCTCCATCTCCGCGGAGGGCTACCCAGAACGCCTCCGATGCAGACCACAGGCTAGGCCATGTACGCAGTGATTCCCCTAAGCGTGGTCCTCTCAAACAGAATCAGAGCAAATCTTCAGACTCTGATTTATCTCCTCCACGACGGACTCTGCTAGCCAGCAAGGATCAGCGCAGTTCGAGGAGTCCCCCTGACCTCTCACCTCGTCGCCACCGTGATGCTAAGGGATCTCCCAAGAAG GCAAACGTGATGTTATCTGGGGTCAAAGCTGGCTTGGTGTCAGCTGATGTGCTGCGGAGGGAACAGCAGGAGCTCAGGAGGCATGAGAGAAATAACAAGCACTTGGAAG AGGAATCCCGACACTCCGAGACCGTCTTCCGAGACAAGTCAGGCCGCAAGAGGGACCTTGTGCAGGAGCGGctggagcagaggcagaaagCTGAAGCAAAGTCTGAGAGAGACGAGCAATATGCCAAATGGGGAAAAGG GCTAGCACAGGGGAGGCAACAGCAGCAGAACGTGGAAGATGCTATAAAAGAGATGCAGAAGCCATTGGCTCGTTATATTGATGACCAGGATCTGGATCGAATGCTGCGGgaacaagagagagaaggagaccCCATGGCTGACTTCATCAAAAAAAGGAAGgccaaagagaacaaagaaaagaaag AAAAACCTAGGTACAATGGACCAGCACCTCCACTCAACCGATTTAATATATGGCCCGGGCATCGCTGGGATGGTGTGGACAG GTCCAATGGATTCGAGCAGCAGCGCTTTGCCAGGATCGCCAACAAGAAGGCAGTTCAGGAGCTCGCATACAAGTGGAGCGTTGAGGACATGTAG
- the BUD13 gene encoding BUD13 homolog isoform X2, with protein sequence MAAPGLSKAEYLRRYLSGPAAAEAAQPRRRRKKKPPGGAGRGGMRIVDDDVSWNSIAAVQEEEEEDEGDMPVVAEFIDERPDEVKLMEEFRTNTKWKLLGDQNEDSQSSDISVPAKSTARRLRHDSPDKSPPGQQRHDSPDLSPPRRERNNSANLLPPRRQRHESPDLSPPRRKRHDSPDLSPPRRKHNGSPDKSPPRRKRHDSPDLSPPRRKRHDSPDLSPPRRQRHDSPDLSPPRRQRHDSPDKSPPRRKRHGSPDLSPPRRQRHGSPDLSPPRRQRHGSPDLSPPRRQRHGSPDLSPPRRQRHGSPDLSPPRRQRHGSPDKSPPRRKRHDSPDLSPPRRQRHDSPDLSPPRRQRHDSPDLSPPRRQRHDSPDLSPPRRQRHDSPDLSPKRVSSAMGNKGCKTTDKSQSVGVQGGQSQLRHGVSDKSSSRQKRLATPDLSPPRKKRYNSDPDLPPPRRKRTGSPSLKKQSRTKRASPATKKLRQEPSPQRCPRHDSESPSPRRATQNASDADHRLGHVRSDSPKRGPLKQNQSKSSDSDLSPPRRTLLASKDQRSSRSPPDLSPRRHRDAKGSPKKANVMLSGVKAGLVSADVLRREQQELRRHERNNKHLEEESRHSETVFRDKSGRKRDLVQERLEQRQKAEAKSERDEQYAKWGKGLAQGRQQQQNVEDAIKEMQKPLARYIDDQDLDRMLREQEREGDPMADFIKKRKAKENKEKKEKPRYNGPAPPLNRFNIWPGHRWDGVDRSNGFEQQRFARIANKKAVQELAYKWSVEDM encoded by the exons ATGGCGGCGCCGGGGCTTTCCAAGGCCGAGTACCTGCGGCGCTACTTGAGCGGGCCGGCCGCCGCAGAagccgcccagccccgccgccgccgcaagAAGAAGCCGCCGGGCGGCGCCGGCAGAGGCGG GATGCGGATCGTGGACGACGATGTCAGCTGGAATAGCATCGCCGCTgtccaggaggaggaggaggaggacgaagGGGACATGCCCGTG GTGGCAGAATTTATTGATGAGCGTCCAGATGAAGTGAAGCTCATGGAGGAATTCCGAACAAATACGAAATGGAAACTTTTAGGCG acCAGAACGAAGACTCACAAAGTTCAGATATTTCAGTACCTGCCAAATCTACCGCGAG GAGACTGCGGCATGACTCCCCGGACAAATCGCCTCCAGGGCAACAGCGCCACGACTCCCCAGATCTGTCCCCTCCCAGGCGAGAGAGAAACAATTCCGCCAACCTCTTGCCTCCCAGGCGACAGCGCCACGAGTCCCCAGACCTCTCGCCACCAAGAAGGAAGCGCCATGACTCCCCAGACCTGTCACCCCCGAGAAGGAAGCACAATGGCTCCCCGGACAAATCTCCCCCAAGACGGAAGCGTCACGACTCCCCGGACCTGTCACCTCCCAG ACGGAAGCGTCACGACTCCCCAGACCTGTCACCTCCCAGGCGACAGCGTCACGACTCCCCGGACCTGTCACCTCCCAGGCGACAGCGTCACGACTCCCCGGACAAATCTCCCCCAAGACGGAAGCGTCACGGCTCCCCGGACCTGTCACCTCCCAGGCGACAGCGTCACGGCTCCCCGGACCTGTCACCTCCCAGGCGACAGCGTCACGGCTCCCCGGACCTGTCACCTCCCAGGCGACAGCGTCACGGCTCCCCGGACCTGTCACCTCCCAGGCGACAGCGTCACGGCTCCCCGGACCTGTCACCTCCCAGGCGACAGCGTCACGGCTCCCCGGACAAATCTCCCCCAAGACGGAAGCGTCACGACTCCCCGGACCTGTCACCTCCCAGGCGACAGCGTCACGACTCCCCGGACCTGTCACCTCCCAGGCGACAGCGTCACGACTCCCCGGACCTGTCACCTCCCAGGCGACAGCGTCACGACTCCCCGGACCTGTCACCTCCCAGGCGACAGCGTCACGACTCCCCGGACCTTTCTCCAAAGAGAGTCAGTTCAGCAATGGGGAACAAGGGCTGCAAAACCACAGACAAGTCACAGTCAGTGGGAGTCCAAGGAGGGCAATCTCAGCTCAGGCATGGTGTCTCTGACAAGTCCTCGTCACGTCAGAAGCGTCTGGCTACTCCAGATCTATCCCCTCCACGGAAGAAGAGGTACAATTCTGACCCAGATTTGCCACCGCCTCGGAGAAAGAGGACTGGGTCACCTAGTCTGAAGAAGCAGAGCCGAACAAAAC GTGCTTCTCCAGCCACAAAAAAGCTTAGGCAGGAGCCCTCGCCTCAGAGGTGCCCAAGGCATGACTCTGAGTCTCCATCTCCGCGGAGGGCTACCCAGAACGCCTCCGATGCAGACCACAGGCTAGGCCATGTACGCAGTGATTCCCCTAAGCGTGGTCCTCTCAAACAGAATCAGAGCAAATCTTCAGACTCTGATTTATCTCCTCCACGACGGACTCTGCTAGCCAGCAAGGATCAGCGCAGTTCGAGGAGTCCCCCTGACCTCTCACCTCGTCGCCACCGTGATGCTAAGGGATCTCCCAAGAAG GCAAACGTGATGTTATCTGGGGTCAAAGCTGGCTTGGTGTCAGCTGATGTGCTGCGGAGGGAACAGCAGGAGCTCAGGAGGCATGAGAGAAATAACAAGCACTTGGAAG AGGAATCCCGACACTCCGAGACCGTCTTCCGAGACAAGTCAGGCCGCAAGAGGGACCTTGTGCAGGAGCGGctggagcagaggcagaaagCTGAAGCAAAGTCTGAGAGAGACGAGCAATATGCCAAATGGGGAAAAGG GCTAGCACAGGGGAGGCAACAGCAGCAGAACGTGGAAGATGCTATAAAAGAGATGCAGAAGCCATTGGCTCGTTATATTGATGACCAGGATCTGGATCGAATGCTGCGGgaacaagagagagaaggagaccCCATGGCTGACTTCATCAAAAAAAGGAAGgccaaagagaacaaagaaaagaaag AAAAACCTAGGTACAATGGACCAGCACCTCCACTCAACCGATTTAATATATGGCCCGGGCATCGCTGGGATGGTGTGGACAG GTCCAATGGATTCGAGCAGCAGCGCTTTGCCAGGATCGCCAACAAGAAGGCAGTTCAGGAGCTCGCATACAAGTGGAGCGTTGAGGACATGTAG